One genomic window of Mustela lutreola isolate mMusLut2 chromosome 14, mMusLut2.pri, whole genome shotgun sequence includes the following:
- the MEX3A gene encoding RNA-binding protein MEX3A translates to MPSLVVSGIMERNGGFGELGCFGGSAKDRGLLEDERALQLALDQLCLLGLGEPPAPTAGEDGGGGGGGAPAQPAAPPQPAPPPPPAAPPAAPPAAPSAQTPQPPTAPKGASDAKLCALYKEAELRLKGSSNTTECVPVPTSEHVAEIVGRQGCKIKALRAKTNTYIKTPVRGEEPVFMVTGRREDVATARREIISAAEHFSMIRASRNKSGATFGVAPALPGQVTIRVRVPYRVVGLVVGPKGATIKRIQQQTNTYIITPSRDRDPVFEITGAPGNVERAREEIETHIAVRTGKILEYNNENDFLAGSPDAGLDSRYSEAWRVHPPGCKPLSTFRQNSLGCIGDCAVDSGFEAPRLGEQGGDFGYGGYLFPGYGVGKQDVYYGVAETSPPLWAGQENATPTSVLFSSASSSSSSSAKARAAPPGAHRSPAASAGPELAGLPRRPPGEPLQGFSKLGGGLRSPGGGRDCMVCFESEVTAALVPCGHNLFCMECAVRICERTDPECPVCHITATQAIRIFS, encoded by the exons ATGCCTAGTCTAGTGGTATCTGGAATAATGGAAAGAAATGGGGGCTTTGGAGAACTAGGATGTTTCGGGGGAAGCGCTAAGgaccgagggttgctggaagaCGAGCGCGCCCTTCAGCTGGCTCTCGATCAGCTCTGCCTCCTGGGTTTGggggagccccccgcccccacggcGGGCGAGgacgggggaggtggggggggcggcGCCCCCGCGCAGCCGGCCGCCCCCCCGCagccggccccgccgccgccgcccgcggcGCCCCCGGCCGCCCCGCCGGCGGCCCCCTCGGCGCAGACGCCCcagccccccaccgcccccaaaGGGGCCAGCGACGCCAAGCTCTGCGCTCTCTACAAAGAGGCCGAGCTGCGCCTGAAGGGCAGCAGCAACACCACCGAGTGTGTCCCCGTGCCCACCTCCGAGCACGTGGCCGAGATCGTGGGCAGGCAAG gcTGCAAGATTAAGGCTCTGAGGGCCAAGACCAACACGTACATCAAGACGCCGGTGCGCGGCGAGGAGCCCGTGTTCATGGTGACCGGACGGCGGGAGGACGTGGCCACAGCCCGACGGGAGATCATCTCGGCGGCCGAGCACTTCTCCATGATCCGCGCCTCGCGCAACAAGTCCGGCGCCACCTTCGGCGTGGCTCCCGCCCTGCCCGGCCAGGTGACCATTCGCGTGCGGGTGCCCTACCGCGTGGTGGGGCTGGTGGTGGGCCCCAAGGGCGCCACCATCAAGCGCATCCAGCAGCAGACCAACACGTACATCATCACGCCGAGCCGCGACCGCGACCCGGTGTTCGAGATCACGGGGGCGCCGGGGAACGTGGAGCGCGCGCGCGAGGAGATCGAGACGCACATCGCCGTGCGCACCGGCAAGATCCTCGAGTACAACAACGAGAACGACTTCCTGGCGGGGAGCCCCGACGCCGGGCTGGACAGCCGCTACTCCGAGGCCTGGCGGGTGCACCCGCCCGGCTGCAAGCCGCTCTCCACCTTCCGCCAGAACAGCCTGGGCTGCATCGGCGACTGCGCCGTGGACTCGGGCTTCGAGGCGCCGCGCCTGGGCGAGCAGGGCGGGGACTTCGGCTACGGCGGCTACCTGTTCCCGGGCTACGGCGTGGGCAAGCAGGACGTGTACTACGGCGTGGCCGAGACCAGCCCCCCGCTCTGGGCGGGCCAGGAGAACGCCACGCCCACCTCGGTGCTCTTCTCCTCCGCCTCCTCGTCCTCGTCGTCGTCCGCCAAGGCCCGCGCCGCGCCCCCCGGGGCACACCGCTCCCCCGCCGCCTCCGCGGGGCCGGAGCTGGCCGGCCTGCCCCGACGCCCGCCCGGGGAGCCGCTGCAGGGCTTCTCCAAACTGGGCGGCGGCCTGCGGAGCCCCGGCGGCGGGCGGGACTGCATGGTGTGCTTCGAGAGCGAGGTGACCGCCGCCCTGGTCCCCTGCGGACACAACCTCTTCTGCATGGAGTGCGCAGTACGCATCTGCGAGAGGACGGACCCGGAGTGTCCCGTCTGCCACATCACAGCCACGCAAGCCATCCGAATATTCTCCTaa
- the RAB25 gene encoding ras-related protein Rab-25, with protein sequence MGNRAEEDYNFVFKVVLIGESGVGKTNLLSRFTRNEFKQDSRTTIGVEFSTRTVTLGTAAIKAQIWDTAGLERYRAITSAYYRGAVGALLVFDLTKHQTYAVAERWLKELYDHAEATIVVMLVGNKSDLQQAREVPTEEARMFAENNGLLFLETSALDSTNVELAFQTVLKEILTKVSKQRQSSSRTNAITLGGAQAGQEQGPGEKRACCISL encoded by the exons TGGTGCTGATCGGCGAGTCGGGCGTGGGGAAGACCAACCTGCTGTCCCGGTTCACACGAAACGAGTTCAAGCAGGACAGCCGCACCACCATCGGGGTCGAGTTCTCCACCCGCACGGTCACGCTGGGCACGGCCGCCATCAAGGCGCAGATCTGGGACACGGCTGGTCTGGAGCGGTACCGAGCCATCACCTCCGC GTACTATCGTGGTGCGGTGGGGGCCCTGCTGGTGTTTGACCTCACTAAGCACCAGACCTATGCTGTGGCGGAGCGCTGGCTGAAGGAGCTCTACGACCACGCCGAGGCCACGATCGTGGTCATGCTCGTGGGCAACAAGAGTGACCTCCAACAGGCCCGGGAAGTGCCAACAGAAGAGGCCCGGATGTTTGCCG AAAACAATGGGCTGCTCTTCCTGGAGACCTCAGCCCTGGATTCCACCAATGTCGAGTTGGCCTTCCAGACGGTCCTCAAAG AGATCCTCACCAAAGTGTCCAAgcagaggcagagcagcagccggACCAACGCCATCACTCTAGGCGGTGCCCAGGCGGGGCAGGAGCAGGGCCCAGGTGAGAAGAGGGCCTGCTGCATCAGCCTCTGA